GAAGAGATGTATTCGTCATAAAATGTCAGACCAGCCCTACTGTGCGTCAGTGAGGACTCAGGCCAGGGTCTCATGACACCAGAGTCATGTCCAGCTAAGCCCCTTCTTTCCCACAGGGTAAAGGCTCCTCTCCCATCTCTTAGTGTGAGAGAGGGAAGATGGCCGGGAGGCACACAGCTGAGAGCTGGCAACCACCACAAGCACCAAGGGGGCACGCAGCGTGCAAGATCAAAGGTCAGGCCAGACTCACCAGAGGAAAGGATATCAGCTCATCTGAATTCATAGCACTCAGCTCCTTTTTGGAGATGGGGAAGCTTGGAGGCAGGAAGTACCGTAAACAATTCCTGAACAAGAGAGCAGGCGGGGACAAGGAGTCAGAATGGCGCGGAGAGGCGGAGAGGCGGAGAGCTGCACTGGCCCCGGAGCAGGACGGCACGCACCGGAGGATCTGGACGAGCAGGTCGACGGTCTCGTGGTTGGAGCTCGGGGCGGTGGTGTCAGGCTCAATGCGGACGCAGTCAGAAGTGGAGGCGTCGGTCACGGCCACAGCCGGCTGGGCCTCAACCGGCGGGGCCCCTGTGgactcctcctcacccccattcTGCTGGGTGTCCGGGCTCTGATACTCCGGGGAAGGGGGCTTCATCAGCCGCACATCCTCACTGTCTTTTTCCACCCTGGAGAGGACACCGTTTCTGTCACGTGTATCCCCAGCTCCCGGGAGGGGATacagcctcccctgccctggccaccgCTGTCCACCCAGCCTCTTCGAGGGGCATTACCAGCGGTCTCTTGGTGTTGTGTCTGTGGGCACATAGTCAAACTTCACCTTCCACCGCACCACATGCTTGCCTGCCTCCACAGCTGTGACGCGGCCGGTGTACCACTCCCTGTTCACACGCACCTCCACGTGCAGACCTTTATCTGAGAACGGGATGGAGCAGTCAGAAAACTGACTCGAGTCCCCCACTCAGTCAGACACCTCGAGAAAGGTCATCCCAGGACTGGCAGGGACAGGAACTCCTGGGTGCTTGTCCCCACTATGCCAGGGACATGGGCCCAGTGACCCTGGTCTCCTCCCCCATCTGTCATAAGAGTGCcacagagcagcaggaggagtGCCAGAGTGAATGCCAAGGATTTCGTGCTAAAATGCACCCAAGGGTGTGCTTTCTTCAGCGTTCTTCTAGGAATTGGACTTGAAACCACTGGAGCaccagagcccagagccaggggAGCCTCCATGAGCACTGAGGGTAAGCGGCTGCTGGCTGAGGCACCCCACTTCCCGCCTCCCCCACAGGCAGCCAGGCATCTCCCTCCACTCACCTTTCTGAGCCTTCTTGAGGTCAGCGGAGTCCTCCTCCTCAGCACTGTCGGACAGCTACGAGGAGAACAGAGTGTTAGAGCCCCTGAAGAGCAGGCTTCTGCATGGCTGGCTGCCCAGGGTCATCAGCTGTCACCGCCATGCTGATTTACATGGCAGTTTAAATCACCAGGACTCGCTAAGTGCCACTTATTAAACCCCTAGCTTAGGTGTCTATGCTTCTGTCACCTTTATAAACAAGACAGCGGGCAAGGGGCAGAATGCCATGGACACAGAACCCAAGGGTTTTAAACCTCCCTGATTCTGTGTCAACGTGACCTCAGACCTAGGACTCAGTCTCCCTCAGGATCCTACCTGGCACACGTTTCCATCATCTTTGTAAACTGCTCTCTGGAAGGCTCACGTCACAGCGCAAACGGAGCCGGTGCAGACTGCTGAGAACTTCACCTCGACCACCTACCTCACTCAagtccttcttttcctccttcacaGTAATTTTGCCCCGCTTgggtctctccctcctcctctcagcctcttcctcagcttcctcctcgTCAGAGGCATCGAGACCCCGCTTCCGACCAGGGGTGGCCTAGAGCAAgaagagggggaagaagaggagccaCGTCAGTCCTTGACGTGCAGGAAGCTTCTATCCGGCCTAAAGGAGCTTCAGCCCGAAGCTTGTATGCTTCACCCTCTCCACCAGGGCGAAGTACACCTGACATTGCTCAGTATAGAGCAAGCAACTCCTGGCCCTGTGCCCCCGAGGACCTGAGCTCAGAGCTGTCACCGGGGAAGGCTCTCAGTTCACGCCATCCTGGGCCAGCTGTGACCTCCCTGAGACACAGCACCCACTACCGAGCTCAGCGAGACTGTCTGTCACCAGACCACAAACCTATGCTACAGCATGAGGAGCCAGTGGAGGCAATTCCAGTCTGTGGCAGCCCACACCTCGGAGGGAGCAGTGAAAAGCTCCCTCAATAAACAGAGCTACTTGCTCTGTGCCCCTGAGCAAGTCCCTTCAGCTATGAAGACAGTGACTGCCCAGCTCCACTCCTACCcccgaggggctggggctggaggagaagcagCATCTCACCGGGGGAGGTTTACTAGGCGGCTCTGGCTTCTTGACCACCGGCATCTTGAcggctctgggggtggggacctCCCGAGGGCTCTTGGAGTTGGGCAGTAGAGATGGTGTCAGCGGCTGCACCGGAGGGGTGGGCCGAGGCGCAGTCTTGACTGCAGTGTTAGCAGGCTTTCGGGGTGCTTCGGGGGGCTGGAGAAGCCTGGATGTACAGGCCTCCTCCCGGGCTGCCAGGGCAGGAGGCTTTGGGGTGCTGTTGATGACAGGAGCCTTTCTGGTTGGCCTGggagggtgaagggcagggggtctgctcggGGCATTCTTGATCACAGCAGGTAAAGGAGGTGAGCGAGGACGCTGAGGTCTGCGTGCAGGTTCCTaaaggaagcccagagagagTGAAAACCCTGGTCCTAGCGCACGACACCTGAGGAAAAGCCCCGAGCCCCGCTCCTGCCCTGGGCCGTACCTCGGGGGAAGGTCTAGTGGTTACTTCCAGCGGCAGCTTCTTCAGGTCAGCTTGGGAGCGGATGGGTGTGGTCTTCTGCAGGACAAACGTGAGGATCGAGTTGTTTACCTATCTTGGCACACTCGGGCAAACCCTCTTTGGACAGTGGGGAAGGAAACCTGGGCCACAGCCCTACTATTGCACGCCTCCCATTCTCACTGGGAAGACCCCAAAAATACACAGACACTGTAATTATGCACTAAAAAtaggtgtgtgtatatacatcATAAGATATCATAATCTtcatgtttctattaaaaatacctatgtacagccctaaccagtttggctcagtggatagagcactggcctgcggactgaaaggtcccaggttcgattcaggtcaggggcatgtaccctggttgcaggcacatccccagtgggaggagtgcaggaggcagctgatcgatgtttctaactctctgtccctctcccttcctctctgtaaaaaatcaataaaacatgttttaaaagaaataaatatatatatgtattggtGTGTATGcaggcagttaaaaaaaaaaaactggaaggaTATGCAGTTAATGATTGCTACCTCTAAGGTAAACTATTCCGTTTCTGGAGCTTTAAAACATTCATAAATGAACTGGACCactttgtatatataaataaaacagtcTGAGTGTCTAAAAGAATAACCAGGGCATACTTGAGAACCAGGGTGCCTGGAGATTGGGGCTGAAAAGCTTTGGCAGTTCTCTGGGTGAGTGGGGAGTGAAACTGAGCCTGAGGGGACGGGGGGCCACTGAGAGGCCCTGTCCCATCTCAGACAGACATGGCACGGTCttgctcagcccctgcccaggaccACGCACCTGCAGGGCCTCCAGCTTCTCCTGCTGCTGGCGAATTCTCTCCGTCAGCTGCTTCTGCTTCTCTTCCTGTGTCTTCAGGTCCTTTTTCAATGTCCCCAGGGGAACCTTCTGCTTCTGCTCGGAAGCCTCACACCTGTACAGAGAAGGTGCTGAGGAGGCCGTGGGAAAACAGGCTCCAAGCAGGGCAGGGCCCTTCCTCCTCAGCCAACTCACACCGCCTTCATCAGAGCAACCACCTCAGAATTCCCAAGTTCAAGGCGTTAGTACTCACTGCAGGACACACCTACATTCTTATTTCTGGACACTTACTACGAGCAGCAAGACAGATGGAAAGATGTGAGCACCGATCTCAAGAAGCGTAGCGAGTTATTTACCCAGAGAGTGGAAAAACACGGTGAGAGGATGGAGACACCACAATCCCATTAGAGAAAAGTGCTCACCGGTCCTGCTCGGGATCAGGGTTCATGGAGCAAACCCAGGTGTCAGGAAACTCCTTTTCCACAGAATGCAGCTGGAAGGGGAGGGTCCGCCACTTCAGACACAAATCTGTGACACAGAAATCACAGCCCCACCCAgtcagccacacccaccaacagGATCCGTGGTCAGGCTCCGCCCAGCCAGGCCCACGCACAGATGACCCTGACTTGCCATTCAGAGTTTCATTCTGGCTCCAACTGTGCCTTTCTAACAGAACAGTAACCCTTCTCAGGGACAGTGACACCAGCAAGGATGGGAACTTCCTATCGCGGACtctccacgcccccagcccctctccctcctccaggcagaACTCAGCACAGCCCTAAGACTTAGCTCCCAAGGCCAGCACTGAACAGACTCATATCCCCAGTGGGACTATAAGACCATGAATGTCAGTCCAGCCAGAAGGCCAGCATGGGGACAGAGGGTCATGGACTGTGACGGGAAGGAGTCAGGAGAAGTTGTGACCACCGGACTCACCACACTGGATGGTGGTAGGGATTTCCATAGACCTCCGACGTTTGTAACGCACATCACTGGATGGGGGATGGTTCCAGTTGGCAGAGAGGTAGCCAAATTCATCCCAGAACTTGATGATTCCCCGCTGGGCTGGAAGGCAAACACCCACACATCTTGTTAGAAGGcagcctctccctcttcctaatTTCACCCCCTCACGCAGTGAGTACCCTAAGGCTGGAGGTGAAGAGAAGCGGCATTACCAATGGCGATGTCCTTCCAGTACTGTGCCAGGTGATCGCCCATCGCCCGCAGCAGGTGCCGGTACTCCTTGGCATCGGCAAAGTCCTGCTTGTTGTGTGTAGGCTCCAGGACCAGGTAGGGCACATCAACGACCCCAACAACCCCGCCACACGCCCTGCAGGGAGAAAGCAGACAAAGCCCTGTCAGCCCGCTGGCCGACACCCTCCCAGCATCGGCCCTGGGCATGGAAGCTCTCCCGGGGCAGTACTCACATGCCCCCTTCCAGCTGTGGTCCCACTTTCTCATACATCTTGATCAGGCGGCTGCAGTTGTATATGAACATTCCATCCAGATCTCGGTGTTCAATGTTGACTCCAAAAACAAAATTCAGTTCCTTAGGTTCCTTAAGTGCTCtgagaagaaaaatgataaattctAGTAGACCAACCCAAATACCATGGTGTTTAAGATATGTTAAGCTTAAACTTGAGACATATTTAGCAAAaagctttgttttcattcttttatttattgatttcagagagggatagaaacatcaatgagagagaatcatcaatcagctgcctcctgcatgctccctactggggatggagcccacaacccgggcctgtgccctgccccagattcaaaccatgatctcctggttcatgggtcaatgttcaaccactgagccacgctggtgggGCTGTGTTTTCATTCGATGTGTAACCTGCTAGACTTGATAGGGACCAACACTGTACAGTGACTCTAAGCATCCCTTATGAAAAGCACACGACTCTGGCCTTTGGGAACAAAACAGAGCTGTGAATGAGACACTGTGAAGCTGCTGCTCCATGATGAATAAACACAGGTTTTCTGCATGCCTCCTCCACTAATGTGACAGTAATAACTTCAAAAAGGCAAAAATTCACAATGCACAGGCATGTGACAGGAGAGACCATCATGTGATAACTGTCACAGTATCTCAGAAGCTgcaaagcaggaggaggagcagggggcaAACTCAGGAAGAAACCTGGAACCTAGGCCTGTGTCAAGGAGCCAAGAAACAAGCCAGGAATGAACTCAaggcccagagcccagagagGCTCCAGACCCAGAGGTGGGACAGAGAGAGAATTAATGAGCCAGGACAAATGCCCATTCAAGATGAAAAAGATCCAAAACTCAATCTACAGAGTTATTCCACAATTGTCACcagggataaaaaaaattaatagtagtTATTAGCACCAGGTGGTAAAAGTACAGGCAcgtgtaaaacattttttaacgTCCTATATATTACAAGTTTTACACAATTAGCATTTTATGTACTATTTaaatgaaggggtggggggaggaaaggaagagaggaaatagGGAAGGGAgacaaaaaggagagagagggagggtggagggggaaagagagggaaggagagagacacagacagacagacaggtgcCAGTGAGAAAGGTTTGGTGTTCAATTCAAGGTGTTGGCACGCCCTGCCTTTTCCTAGCTCAAAAAGAACTGAGCGAGGAAAAACCGTTCTCCTGCAGTGGACATCTGACCAGCATTTAAGATTACAACATGAATGGTTTTCTCAAAGCAATCTTTGTGACAGAACAGCAACCttgcggggtggggagggattcCTCAAGCTCTTTGTCAACAAATAGTACAAAAGTTCCATAATTTTAAAAGGTCAAAGGCCAGTCCTGGCACTCACCGCTGCTTGGCATCCTTGATCCGCTTCTTGACATCAGCTTCTCTGCGCATGGTGATGGCTGTGTTCTGCACCTGccgcagcatcacctgggaacaaACGGCAGCACCAGGTGAGGGGCGGTGCTCCGGCCTCAGCAGGAAGCACGGTAACACATCTAAAACTTCCCACTTCCTATCACATGGATGCAACACACctggagatttatttattttctacagaaATGGGGACAAACTCAAAAGCTGTGTTTCCCCTGACGGGGCTTATGACAACTGAAAGTCTACTGAGGTGTGTCAGACCGGGAGATCAGAGAACTGCTCTGACCGtactgctgtgtgacctgggacaagtgcttttttcatttcattttctctttccataAACTGAGGATACCAACAGTGTCCGTCCATACCT
This region of Eptesicus fuscus isolate TK198812 chromosome 23, DD_ASM_mEF_20220401, whole genome shotgun sequence genomic DNA includes:
- the MORC2 gene encoding ATPase MORC2 isoform X1, with translation MAFTNYSSLNRAQLTFEYLHTNSTTHEFLFGALAELVDNARDADATRMDIYAERREDLRGGFMLCFLDDGAGMDPNDAASVIQFGKSAKRTPESTQIGQYGNGLKSGSMRIGKDFILFTKKDDTMTCLFLSRTFHEEEGIDEVIVPLPTWNARTRDPLTDNLEKFSIETELIYKYSPFHNEEEVMAQFMKIPGDSGTLVIIFNLKLMDNGEPELDIVSNPRDIQMAETSPEGTKPERRSFRAYAAVLYIDPRMRIFIHGHKVQTKRLSCCLYKPRMYKYTSSRFKTRAEQEVKKAEHVARIAEDKAREAESKARALELRLGGDLTRDSRVMLRQVQNTAITMRREADVKKRIKDAKQRALKEPKELNFVFGVNIEHRDLDGMFIYNCSRLIKMYEKVGPQLEGGMACGGVVGVVDVPYLVLEPTHNKQDFADAKEYRHLLRAMGDHLAQYWKDIAIAQRGIIKFWDEFGYLSANWNHPPSSDVRYKRRRSMEIPTTIQCDLCLKWRTLPFQLHSVEKEFPDTWVCSMNPDPEQDRCEASEQKQKVPLGTLKKDLKTQEEKQKQLTERIRQQQEKLEALQKTTPIRSQADLKKLPLEVTTRPSPEEPARRPQRPRSPPLPAVIKNAPSRPPALHPPRPTRKAPVINSTPKPPALAAREEACTSRLLQPPEAPRKPANTAVKTAPRPTPPVQPLTPSLLPNSKSPREVPTPRAVKMPVVKKPEPPSKPPPATPGRKRGLDASDEEEAEEEAERRRERPKRGKITVKEEKKDLSELSDSAEEEDSADLKKAQKDKGLHVEVRVNREWYTGRVTAVEAGKHVVRWKVKFDYVPTDTTPRDRWVEKDSEDVRLMKPPSPEYQSPDTQQNGGEEESTGAPPVEAQPAVAVTDASTSDCVRIEPDTTAPSSNHETVDLLVQILRNCLRYFLPPSFPISKKELSAMNSDELISFPLKEYFRQYEVGLQNLCHSYQSRADSRAKASEESLRTSEKKLRETEEKLQKLRTNIVALLQKVQEEGLAWLEVRTRDASEVPTVVWDIDINTDDELDAYIEDLITKGD
- the MORC2 gene encoding ATPase MORC2 isoform X3, whose protein sequence is MAFTNYSSLNRAQLTFEYLHTNSTTHEFLFGALAELVDNARDADATRMDIYAERREDLRGGFMLCFLDDGAGMDPNDAASVIQFGKSAKRTPESTQIGQYGNGLKSGSMRIGKDFILFTKKDDTMTCLFLSRTFHEEEGIDEVIVPLPTWNARTRDPLTDNLEKFSIETELIYKYSPFHNEEEVMAQFMKIPGDSGTLVIIFNLKLMDNGEPELDIVSNPRDIQMAETSPEGTKPERRSFRAYAAVLYIDPRMRIFIHGHKVQTKRLSCCLYKPRMYKYTSSRFKTRAEQEVKKAEHVARIAEDKAREAESKARALELRLGGDLTRDSRVMLRQVQNTAITMRREADVKKRIKDAKQRALKEPKELNFVFGVNIEHRDLDGMFIYNCSRLIKMYEKVGPQLEGGMACGGVVGVVDVPYLVLEPTHNKQDFADAKEYRHLLRAMGDHLAQYWKDIAIAQRGIIKFWDEFGYLSANWNHPPSSDVRYKRRRSMEIPTTIQCDLCLKWRTLPFQLHSVEKEFPDTWVCSMNPDPEQDRCEASEQKQKVPLGTLKKDLKTQEEKQKQLTERIRQQQEKLEALQKTTPIRSQADLKKLPLEVTTRPSPEEPARRPQRPRSPPLPAVIKNAPSRPPALHPPRPTRKAPVINSTPKPPALAAREEACTSRLLQPPEAPRKPANTAVKTAPRPTPPVQPLTPSLLPNSKSPREVPTPRAVKMPVVKKPEPPSKPPPATPGRKRGLDASDEEEAEEEAERRRERPKRGKITVKEEKKDLSELSDSAEEEDSADLKKAQKDKGLHVEVRVNREWYTGRVTAVEAGKHVVRWKVKFDYVPTDTTPRDRWVEKDSEDVRLMKPPSPEYQSPDTQQNGGEEESTGAPPVEAQPAVAVTDASTSDCVRIEPDTTAPSSNHETVDLLVQILRNCLRYFLPPSFPISKKELSAMNSDELISFPLKEYFRQYEVGLQNLCHSYQSRADSRAKASEESLRTSEKKLRETEEKLQKLRTNIVALLQKVQEDIDINTDDELDAYIEDLITKGD
- the MORC2 gene encoding ATPase MORC2 isoform X2, with the translated sequence MAFTNYSSLNRAQLTFEYLHTNSTTHEFLFGALAELVDNARDADATRMDIYAERREDLRGGFMLCFLDDGAGMDPNDAASVIQFGKSAKRTPESTQIGQYGNGLKSGSMRIGKDFILFTKKDDTMTCLFLSRTFHEEEGIDEVIVPLPTWNARTRDPLTDNLEKFSIETELIYKYSPFHNEEEVMAQFMKIPGDSGTLVIIFNLKLMDNGEPELDIVSNPRDIQMAETSPEGTKPERRSFRAYAAVLYIDPRMRIFIHGHKVQTKRLSCCLYKPRMYKYTSSRFKTRAEQEVKKAEHVARIAEDKAREAESKARALELRLGGDLTRDSRVMLRQVQNTAITMRREADVKKRIKDAKQRALKEPKELNFVFGVNIEHRDLDGMFIYNCSRLIKMYEKVGPQLEGGMACGGVVGVVDVPYLVLEPTHNKQDFADAKEYRHLLRAMGDHLAQYWKDIAIAQRGIIKFWDEFGYLSANWNHPPSSDVRYKRRRSMEIPTTIQCDLCLKWRTLPFQLHSVEKEFPDTWVCSMNPDPEQDRCEASEQKQKVPLGTLKKDLKTQEEKQKQLTERIRQQQEKLEALQKTTPIRSQADLKKLPLEVTTRPSPEEPARRPQRPRSPPLPAVIKNAPSRPPALHPPRPTRKAPVINSTPKPPALAAREEACTSRLLQPPEAPRKPANTAVKTAPRPTPPVQPLTPSLLPNSKSPREVPTPRAVKMPVVKKPEPPSKPPPATPGRKRGLDASDEEEAEEEAERRRERPKRGKITVKEEKKDLSELSDSAEEEDSADLKKAQKDKGLHVEVRVNREWYTGRVTAVEAGKHVVRWKVKFDYVPTDTTPRDRWVEKDSEDVRLMKPPSPEYQSPDTQQNGGEEESTGAPPVEAQPAVAVTDASTSDCVRIEPDTTAPSSNHETVDLLVQILRNCLRYFLPPSFPISKKELSAMNSDELISFPLKEYFRQYEVGLQNLCHSYQSRADSRAKASEESLRTSEKKLRETEEKLQKLRTNIVALLQKEGLAWLEVRTRDASEVPTVVWDIDINTDDELDAYIEDLITKGD
- the MORC2 gene encoding ATPase MORC2 isoform X4 → MAFTNYSSLNRAQLTFEYLHTNSTTHEFLFGALAELVDNARDADATRMDIYAERREDLRGGFMLCFLDDGAGMDPNDAASVIQFGKSAKRTPESTQIGQYGNGLKSGSMRIGKDFILFTKKDDTMTCLFLSRTFHEEEGIDEVIVPLPTWNARTRDPLTDNLEKFSIETELIYKYSPFHNEEEVMAQFMKIPGDSGTLVIIFNLKLMDNGEPELDIVSNPRDIQMAETSPEGTKPERRSFRAYAAVLYIDPRMRIFIHGHKVQTKRLSCCLYKPRMYKYTSSRFKTRAEQEVKKAEHVARIAEDKAREAESKARALELRLGGDLTRDSRVMLRQVQNTAITMRREADVKKRIKDAKQRALKEPKELNFVFGVNIEHRDLDGMFIYNCSRLIKMYEKVGPQLEGGMACGGVVGVVDVPYLVLEPTHNKQDFADAKEYRHLLRAMGDHLAQYWKDIAIAQRGIIKFWDEFGYLSANWNHPPSSDVRYKRRRSMEIPTTIQCDLCLKWRTLPFQLHSVEKEFPDTWVCSMNPDPEQDRCEASEQKQKVPLGTLKKDLKTQEEKQKQLTERIRQQQEKLEALQKTTPIRSQADLKKLPLEVTTRPSPEEPARRPQRPRSPPLPAVIKNAPSRPPALHPPRPTRKAPVINSTPKPPALAAREEACTSRLLQPPEAPRKPANTAVKTAPRPTPPVQPLTPSLLPNSKSPREVPTPRAVKMPVVKKPEPPSKPPPATPGRKRGLDASDEEEAEEEAERRRERPKRGKITVKEEKKDLSELSDSAEEEDSADLKKAQKDKGLHVEVRVNREWYTGRVTAVEAGKHVVRWKVKFDYVPTDTTPRDRWVEKDSEDVRLMKPPSPEYQSPDTQQNGGEEESTGAPPVEAQPAVAVTDASTSDCVRIEPDTTAPSSNHETVDLLVQILRNCLRYFLPPSFPISKKELSAMNSDELISFPLKEYFRQYEVGLQNLCHSYQSRADSRAKASEESLRTSEKKLRETEEKLQKLRTNIVALLQKDIDINTDDELDAYIEDLITKGD